A genome region from Sphingomonas sp. BGYR3 includes the following:
- a CDS encoding Gfo/Idh/MocA family oxidoreductase → MVDARQSVGTTASPLRIGLVGIGKIARDQHLPSIADIPEISLRAAASRSMPAGDPLIRYPTLQAMLEGEPDLDAVSLCTPPQGRFDQAMLALAAGKHLMIEKPPGATVREVELLAEEADRRGVTLFATWHSREAAGVATAREWLADKAIHRVSIRWKEDIRVWHPGQDWILEPGGLGVFDPGINALSILTRILPQPVRVEAARLYFPANRFAPIAARLALRSGDTPVDADFDFLQTGPQSWDMMVTTDAGDLTLSMGGSVLRIGDGAEQHAPDHEYRRLYRRFAELVHTGASDVDLSPIKLVADAFLLGERRSAEPFEF, encoded by the coding sequence ATGGTTGACGCACGCCAGTCTGTCGGGACGACCGCTTCCCCGCTGCGCATCGGTCTGGTCGGGATCGGCAAGATCGCACGCGATCAGCATTTGCCGTCGATTGCCGATATCCCGGAAATCAGCCTGCGCGCCGCTGCCAGCCGCAGCATGCCGGCCGGCGATCCGCTGATCCGCTATCCCACGCTTCAGGCGATGCTGGAGGGCGAACCGGATCTGGATGCGGTATCCCTGTGCACGCCGCCCCAGGGCCGGTTCGATCAGGCGATGCTGGCGTTGGCGGCGGGCAAGCATCTGATGATCGAAAAGCCGCCCGGCGCCACGGTGCGCGAGGTCGAGCTGCTGGCCGAGGAAGCCGACCGGCGCGGCGTTACCCTGTTCGCCACATGGCATTCGCGCGAGGCGGCTGGCGTCGCCACTGCCCGTGAATGGCTGGCGGACAAGGCGATCCACCGCGTCTCCATCCGCTGGAAAGAGGATATCCGGGTGTGGCACCCGGGACAGGACTGGATCCTGGAGCCGGGTGGTCTTGGCGTATTCGATCCCGGCATCAACGCCCTGTCGATCCTGACCCGCATCCTGCCGCAGCCTGTGCGGGTCGAGGCGGCCCGGCTGTATTTCCCCGCCAATCGCTTTGCCCCGATCGCCGCCCGGCTTGCCCTTCGTTCAGGCGACACGCCAGTCGATGCCGATTTCGATTTTCTGCAGACGGGGCCGCAAAGCTGGGACATGATGGTCACCACCGATGCTGGCGACCTGACCCTGTCGATGGGCGGGTCGGTGCTCAGGATCGGCGATGGGGCGGAACAGCACGCCCCCGATCATGAATATCGCCGCCTGTATCGCCGCTTTGCGGAACTGGTGCACACGGGCGCAAGCGATGTCGATCTTTCGCCCATAAAGCTGGTTGCCGACGCGTTTCTGCTCGGCGAACGGCGCAGCGCCGAGCCATTTGAATTCTAG
- a CDS encoding aldose epimerase family protein, whose protein sequence is MAMAFGVTAAGCSGGGDAGNGTEAASTPADTGITITDKAMENLPDGRFVTKWELRNKSGAGLTIMDLGATILTLDVPDRDGKLADVNFGFDTAAPYLTDSPYFGAVVGRFANRIAKGRFTLDGKSYQLATNNAPNHLHGGEVGFDKSLWSGRRVDTADGPGVRFTLVSPDGDQGYPGQVTATVTYVWTDDNRLIVDYGAETTKATPFNISQHAYFNLAGVNAKTVLDHTLKLNADRYLPTDPTAIPTGELAPVEGTPFDFRTAKPIGRDIGAKHPQIAIGKGYDHNWVLNGSGMREAAVLADPGSGRVLTISTNEPGIQFYSGNFLDGSVTGKGGNAYGFRSAVALETQHFPDSPNQPGFPDAILRPGKPYASRTIFAFSTEK, encoded by the coding sequence ATGGCAATGGCATTTGGCGTGACGGCGGCAGGATGCTCGGGCGGCGGAGATGCGGGCAATGGCACCGAAGCGGCCAGCACGCCGGCCGATACGGGCATCACCATCACGGACAAGGCGATGGAAAACCTGCCGGACGGCCGGTTCGTCACCAAATGGGAATTGCGCAACAAAAGCGGCGCTGGCCTGACCATCATGGACCTTGGCGCGACCATCCTGACGCTGGACGTGCCGGATCGCGACGGCAAGCTGGCCGATGTCAATTTCGGCTTTGACACCGCAGCGCCCTATCTGACCGATAGCCCCTATTTCGGCGCGGTCGTCGGCCGCTTTGCCAACCGCATCGCCAAGGGGCGGTTCACGCTGGACGGCAAAAGCTATCAGCTGGCGACCAACAACGCGCCCAATCACCTGCATGGCGGCGAGGTCGGGTTTGACAAGTCGCTCTGGTCCGGCCGCCGCGTCGACACCGCCGATGGCCCGGGCGTCCGCTTCACCCTGGTCAGCCCGGACGGGGATCAGGGATATCCGGGTCAGGTGACGGCCACCGTCACCTATGTCTGGACCGACGATAATCGCCTGATCGTCGATTATGGCGCGGAAACGACCAAGGCGACACCGTTCAACATTTCCCAGCACGCCTATTTCAACCTGGCCGGCGTCAACGCCAAGACGGTGCTGGATCACACGCTCAAGCTGAATGCAGACCGCTATCTGCCCACCGACCCGACGGCGATCCCGACGGGCGAGCTGGCTCCGGTCGAAGGGACGCCGTTCGATTTCCGCACCGCCAAGCCGATCGGCCGCGACATCGGGGCCAAGCATCCGCAGATCGCGATCGGCAAGGGGTATGACCATAACTGGGTGCTGAACGGTTCGGGAATGCGCGAGGCCGCGGTGCTCGCCGATCCGGGTTCCGGCCGCGTGCTCACCATTTCGACGAACGAGCCGGGCATCCAGTTCTATTCCGGCAATTTCCTGGACGGCAGCGTGACGGGCAAGGGCGGCAACGCCTATGGCTTCCGCTCGGCAGTTGCGCTTGAAACCCAGCATTTTCCGGATTCGCCGAACCAGCCCGGCTTTCCCGACGCGATCCTGCGCCCGGGCAAGCCCTATGCCAGCCGCACGATCTTTGCGTTCTCGACCGAAAAATAG